A stretch of the Amphiura filiformis unplaced genomic scaffold, Afil_fr2py scaffold_25, whole genome shotgun sequence genome encodes the following:
- the LOC140143633 gene encoding monocarboxylate transporter 13-like, with product MPSFIQEFDDGFAVLGWISSSGFAIMNLAGPFASIFVNKFGCRITTLMGGLLLSTGMMLASFANSTTVLFLFLGVLTGIGASLVFLSVPIILSQHFTKHYSTAVGIAYTGCSIGVSVFPLLTTKLISVYGWNGAILLQGALSLNIVLMGMLFKHKPPKHQRKTVSDTKKCENMEINEFQSSFQPLHNNDIHRSRTASDQDCNIQMVVKSDLERSNSNHPNSKHLDVDEDDEVHITSKSRLKPQCTKCPGVLLLCTTPIILFAYITTFLVSISYAAALTHITNQVVLMGFPSQKAALVLSSLGIGGAFGRAFHGWFVDHNLLSASTLYECALLVASAGTLMNPVLNRYFGCVISAVTIGVTVGILYPLFYTIMKQMLGLHQFVTASGLAHFFDGCGVMTGAYMAGLIHDKSGSYQTGIYIFAALFFLAACVFIPVVIMLRRQKVQ from the exons ATGCCATCATTTATACAGGAGTTTGATGACGGATTTGCTGTTTTGGGATGGATTTCTAGTTCTGGATTTGCTATTATGAATTTAGCAG GACCATTTGCCAGCATATTTGTGAATAAGTTTGGATGTCGGATAACGACGTTGATGGGAGGGTTGCTTCTCTCTACTGGTATGATGCTAGCATCTTTTGCAAACTCAACCACTGTCTTGTTTCTATTTCTAGGTGTTTTGACAG GTATTGGTGCATCATTGGTATTCTTATCAGTACCAATAATCCTGTCACAACACTTCACTAAACATTACAGTACCGCAGTTGGCATAGCCTACACAGGATGCAGCATAGGGGTGTCAGTATTCCCACTTCTGACGACCAAGTTGATATCTGTGTATGGCTGGAATGGTGCTATCTTACTTCAGGGTGCACTTTCTTTAAATATTGTACTTATGGGTATGCTGTTCAAACATAAACCACCGAAACACCAAAGGAAAACAGTATCAGACACTAAGAAGTGTGAAAATATGGAAATCAATGAGTTTCAGAGTAGCTTCCAACCTCTGCATAATAATGACATACATAGATCAAGAACTGCTTCTGATCAAGATTGCAACATCCAAATGGTTGTAAAATCTGATCTGGAACGATCCAATTCAAATCATCCAAATTCTAAGCATCTAGATGTTGATGAGGATGATGAGGTTCATATAACTTCCAAATCCAGATTGAAACCACAATGTACAAAATGCCCTGGTGTACTCCTACTATGCACAACTCCCATCATACTCTTTGCTTATATAACAACTTTTCTTGTCAGCATATCATATGCTGCCGCTTTAACACATATTACCAATCAAGTTGTTTTAATGGGATTTCCTAGTCAGAAAGCAGCCTTAGTGTTATCATCTCTTGGTATTGGCGGTGCATTTGGACGTGCCTTTCATGGATGGTTTGTAGACCATAATCTCTTGTCAGCATCAACTTTGTACGAGTGTGCTCTTTTAGTTGCTTCTGCTGGGACATTGATGAATCCAGTCCTGAACAGGTACTTTGGTTGCGTCATCTCTGCTGTAACTATAG GCGTCACAGTTGGTATTCTCTAtccattattttataccataatGAAACAGATGTTAGGATTACATCAATTTGTTACTGCATCTGGGTTGGCACATTTCTTTGATGGATGCGGTGTTATGACTGGAGCTTACATGGCAG